The Alnus glutinosa chromosome 1, dhAlnGlut1.1, whole genome shotgun sequence region GAGATTGTTATAGCGGAAACTGGCTGGCCTTCCGAGGGAGATTCAGCCCAAGTTGGTGTTAGCCCAGAAAGTGCCGCCGATTACAATGGAAATCTTGTTCGGCATGTTCATTCTGGTAGCGGTACGCCGCTCATGCCCAATCGGACATTTGAGACGTACATTTTTGCCCTATTCAATGAAAATCTCAAGCCCGGCCCAACGGGCGAGAGGAACTTTGGGTTGTTTCAGCCCGATATGACACCTGTCTATGATGTTGGGATCCTACGGCCCATGGTAGCTGCCGCAGCCGATAATCACCCTAAAACATTTTTGTTAATCATCATTATGCTTATGCTTGATTGGTTTGTGGACTTGGCTCTGGCAGGCTAGGTCATCAATTCCAGATAGGACACCAAGCCCAAATGCAAGCCCAAGCCCTGATGCAAGCGCAGGCCCAGAAGCAAGCCCAGGCTCAGGGGCTCCACCAATCGGCCCAATTCCACCAGTTATGGGAAAACAATGGTGTCTACCCAAAGCAGGGGTTGACCCAGATACTCTGCAAAGGAATATTGACTATGTTTGTGGGCTGGGCTTGAACTGTGGGCCGATCCAAGAAGGAGGGGCATGCTTTGAGCCCAACACGGTTCGTGCCCATGCGGCTTATGCAATGAATGTGTACTATCAAGCATTGGGAAGGTATGGCTATGATTGCGATTTTGAACAAACTGGAGCCATCACTGATGTGGATCCAAGTAagtatgagattttttttttttttttttttttttttcatattctaaatttattttgaaaaaagtttatcacttatcctaaaaacttaaatcgatagaaaatcataaattaaattatttaattaatgtttttaaCATCCATTTTGAAGGCattaagtaattttattttttctgtttgtcaTTTATGTTTAAACAGGCTATGGAAGGTGCAAGTATTGACAATGGGGTGAATTGCAATGAAGACCCCACTTGCTAGAGATCCACCATTGCTACATTTTTATGCAAGCTTTTAAAgctattttctctctctttcttccccttttttAGTAGTACATGCTTCTAGGCATGGATATGTAATGTTATTATGTTAGGATAACAGTTTCATTGGCTTACAGATAGTGATTGATGTTGAAGAATGGTAATGTATTCAAATAACTATAATATATTTGGTTCTCTCCCtttgttaaaaagtaattaagattttttttttttttcaaaaaaagaaaaaagaaaaggggttgGGGTGGCTACCACCgtggtggcagccaccccttaggGAGTGGGTGGCCTGAGAGCCACCCTCTAGGGCCGCCGGAGGAACTAGGTGAAATTGAGGAACTTAGTTTCTTGGTTTTATACTGAGAAATTGAGGAACCTAGTGATTTTTTTCAGTTCAGTAAATGATAATAAAGGAAATGAGAATTTGAGTGTGTCTCAATATTCATCAAATAAATCTGTTTTTGATGAGGATGGACGtagacgaacaacaattgattcACAAAATGGGAAAACGAGTTCAGGGGAGATGGGTGTGTTCGTGAAGAGAAACGTAAGGTTACTGATTTGGGTTGGAGTTGGATGTGTTTGTTGGAAGTGCATTGGTTCATACTTGTTTGAAATTTGCGTTGATGGAAGAGGCACAGGAGATGTTCGAGGGATTGCCGATGAGAACTTGAaaagtccattttttttttatctcacatATTGTAGTTCCTCCCGACTGTGAGACAAAAGAACAACCTACTTCTCTGtcatgatttgtttttgattttgttctGTTCTCTGTTCTGCAAAATGAACCTGCGAGCTTTAATTTTGAGTGTGAATGAGTTGCATTGGCATCTTGGAATGTTGGGTCAAGATATTTACCCTTCTTTGTGTCCATATTTGACTCGATGATCAGCTGGGGAGATAACCATTGCATTGCTCTCTCCCTGTTTTCTTTGCTTAACGACGTAAGAATTTTGTCCAGATTTTACTCCGCAATACTGAAGGTAAACGGCAACGGAGATTGCAGCTAGTGCAAGAATAATAGCTGCAACAGAAACTCCTACTGTAAGAGCTGTGTGGTTCTTCTTGGGTCCTGAGTTACAACGGACCAGGAAAAAAGTGGCTCCaggataataaaaatatatatgaatgtCTTTTGATTTCTGATTTCGATAACCGTTGGGTGGACAGTTGATGCTTCGTTCAGTGTTTGACgttcttttgtattttggtttaTCCTTTTCCCCTCTACTTTATATGCTGTAAAGATACAATATTTGTTTTGCCAGTAAGACTATGATGATGGGCGTCAATTGTGATGCATCTTAGAACTTGATATTCTTGTTCACCGAACGCGGTGGCATGCTCGAGTACTCCAGTATTATGTATAGCTTTGTAAAAGTTATCAAATCTTCCCTCATGCTTTCGTGGGTGACAAATCAGAAGATTTACTAATTATTTGATTTCACTATAGGGGGTGATGTTCTATGTATTGTTAGCACTATTTTCTGCAGTGTAGGAATGAGAACTTGGCCGAATGGAATCCTCTATCATTTTATCAAACTACTGGCGGGCTTCAATTGCTCTTCCATTCTTGGAGTAGCCATCAATCATCGTCATATAGACAACCTCATCAGGATCCACACCAAACTTGAGCATCCTCTTAAACAATTCTTCTTGCTTCTTATCCCTTAGTTTCTGCAACTCTGCATGCAAATCCTGGATTGAAGTCTGATTTTTTGTATCTGACAGACCGAAGTGCTAAATCTAAGCCAGAATTCTAGATTTTTCTTTCAGACATTTTTATCGAATAATAGAAGAGCCACATCAAAACCCGATCGTGATCAATAAATCTTTTATCATTGCCACCCATCTCCCCTGAACTCGTTTTTCCCATTTTGTgaatcaattgttgttcgtctaCATCCATCCTCATCAAAAACAAGATTTATTTGATGAATCTTGAGACACTCAAATTCTCATTTCCTTTATTATCATTAACTGAACTAAAAGTTCATTAAGTTCCTCAATTTCTCAGTATAAAATCAAGAAACCAAGTTTCTTAATTTCacctaattattattaaaaaaataatattttaagatgacgTAGCACTAACGGGAGTTGCGAAATTGAATGAAAAAGTAATGGAAggatctaattcaaaatcatgaaaaagttgaagagtTTGAAAATTATAAAGTAAGAggacattttcaaatcgcattcCATCGACTCAGAAATTTGTTACATAATTACTTTAAATAATAATGgtagaagttaaaaaaaaataaaaaaataaaaaacccgaTAGGATGTGAAGGCTGATCGAAAATAAAACACAGCCATCCTCACTCCCTCTAAATGCATTTAAATACGGTGCGTTCCGTTCGGTTCCGTTGGCGCAAAATTCCCTCTCTATAGTATCGGTCCCTCTGAATCGTATCAAAAAACAATTCATCATCTTTCAGATTtgtcccctctctctctctctctctctcacacacatcGAATCCCTCAAAATCTAGGGTTTATCGCTCTCACCCATGTCCCATTTCTAAGCGCTTTGTTAGGGTTTTTCTAAATTATTGGTTTCACAGAATTCACCGTACAACCATGGGTGACTGGCAACAGCTCGTGCAGTCCATAGTCCTGGGCATCATTTTCTCGTTCCTTGTAGCCAAGTTGATCTCGATAGTCCTCTCCTTCAAAGAAGACAACCTCTCCATCACTCGCTCCGCCCCGAGACCGGAAATCCCAGACGACCCGAACCCGGGATTGGCACACGAGACCGACTCGGTGGTCGCCGAGCACGGCAGCGTCCGAAACGACAGCGTTCCGGGAAGCGATGTGGAAACCGACGACGACGATGATTGGGAGGGAGTGGAGTGCACGGAGCTGGACGAGGCCTTCAGCGCGGCCACGGCGTTCGTTGCTGCGGCGGCGGCTGATCGACTCTCCGAGAAGGTCTCGAGCGATGCGCAGCTGAGGCTCTACGGGCTCTACAAGATCGCCACCGAGGGCCCGTGTAGCGCGCCGCAGCCCTCGGCTTTGAAGGTCACGGCTCGTGCCAAGTGGTATTTGTGTTGTCTATCTATCTTCGCGGTTTTattggttttttgtttgtgtCGGTTAAATTGATGttcttgttttggttgtttcaGTTGTGGGTCTAGTGGGTTTTGTTTGGAATGTGACTGCACTAGCTTGGAAAttggtaattttggtttttctactGTTTATTTGtgcgttttgttttgtttataagtaatagaaatataattaaaagcaaaGGCGCAAGTAcgcaagtacacaggaagtatacgagagaaacaagaagaaaaagagaacaaggaaatcatgaaAGCTAAGCACAAAGGGAGCTAAAAACACAGTTGTCCAGGTATACtgagtattaaaaaataaggacaTAAGCTCCGCGAATTGTACGTTATGTTAAATGGGTAATTTTGGATTATTTATTTGATCTGTGGGTCTTGTGGGTTTTATGTGGAATGTGATTGCATGGGCTTGGTGGGAAGGGGCAATGTGGCTTTGGGGTGTGTTTGATTGAATGTGGAATTGAAGGTTTTGAGTTATTTGACTTTAGGTCAACGGGGTTAATGGGAAATTGGGTATTCTGAGGGTGCGTGTGAGTATTTGTAGTCAATGTTAAGCAACAAAGTTAATAAAGTAGGTGTAAGGTGAAAGATGATTGATGAATTAGAAGCACATTTTAATTGTGATATATATGCCTAATTGTTGCAAAATTAGAAGCACAGCATGAGACGTGGTGATTGTGATTGTAAGAACATTTTTTGTGTCTGTATTTGTCTTCAGGtgatatatgtacatgtaaatgTCAAAATTTGCCTTACTGATACTCTTGAACAAGTTAGGTCATACCTACAATTCTATATATGGAGTGGTGCGAATAAAAGGTTTTAATGTGGAGGGAATCTGAATAGGAAGCTGAATTGTGTTTGCTTCCTCGCTGAGTGTGTGAGtttttttccattgattgttgtGTGGTAGGCAAGCATGGCAGAAATTGGGTGCTATGCCTCCTGAAGAAGCTATGCAGAAGTACATCGATATAGTTACAGAGCTATATCCTTCTTGGTTGGCGGGTTCAACTCTGGTGAgaatctttttgttttcctgTCTTACTGTTTCTTGGTACTCCCTGTTCATATTCTTACTCTCTATTGGATGCTCTTTTTCCCTACCCATTCCTGGTTTTTTTTGGCTCATGTATAAGTAGAAGAACAGAGGTGGAGAAGGTGATGCACTGAGTACAGACAATAAAGGGCCAATGGGACCAGTTTTCAGCACTTTTGTCTATGAGGAAGAATCTGGAAATGAGTTGTAAGGTTCTTGGAACTTCTTATGTTAAAAGTTCAGTGTTATTATTTTAAGCCCTTTATTAGTTCCGTTAAGAAGAGTGTGTGCATTTATGTCTTGGCTTGGCTTTGATCTGGCTCAGCAGGGGGCTGcttatattttgaatttaaggatcCTATATGAGGGTGTGTGTATGCCCATGCAACCCTTAGCAGCTGGTCAGGTTCAACAGGAGTTGCTCAGGTCTTTTCATGATTGAGGCCTGGAGTCAGTTTTCTTTCTATGACATTGTATAATGGGATGACCGATGTCTTGGAAGAGTAATCATGAGGGCTTGTTCTATGTGGTCTTTTGTAAGTCTCTATGAGTGTTTGACAAAACTTCTTGTCAAAGGTTATGTTGTATTTTCTGCTACTCTTGAATGTTATTGCCTGGCCTGCTGCAAGAGATTATGCGCAGATGACTGATGATTAGATGAGACgaaaattagaaatttttagTAGACGGTTGGGTGCAGGAAGATGCCAGAATAATTGGCCTAGTTCCAGCTACACTGCTTTTTGGCCCTTGATCTTTGCTTCTCCCCCaccccaaaacaaaataaacacacCACCCTAAGAAAGCTGGTTTTTCCTTCGATTATTTCGTACTTTTCGGAATGAGTTggattattcatttttaatatcTGACCCAACTATTGGCTGGTGGCTGATGACTTGTCTGGTTGTAACTTTATAGGGTGGAGAGAGGGCCTTTAGTAATTTTTTGTTAGTCTTGTAATGAGATAGGCTGTATTCACAACACTAACTTCCTGTTTTCAATTAGATGGAATGATTCTAAGATTGCTAAGTTTACTTTTTGGCTTAAGGTTCAAGGTTCTAACTGACTGAAATTATTACTTTTTGGAGGTCATTACAGGTTAGGACATTGCATTATTTTGGACTATGGCATCTGATGGAAGAGGCTTTGTCTTAATAGAATAaggcaaagtttttttttttggtttgagtTGTCTCTGATGTAGGAGTTGGTGACTGAGCACAACTGACATGATTCAGTTTGCTATTGCTCAACAACTGATAAAGGTTTTGAGAGGTGTCTTTCTTGCTAATGAAGGAAACATTTAGTAGTTTTATGCTCTATAAGTTAGGTTTTGGAACGCTAATTATCTGGTGCATAATGAGTTAACATGATGTATCTATTAGATCCATGTGTGCCTCTTTGAGCTATGCAGTACTTTCTCTTATCATCACAAAGCATTATGTTTCTAAATACTTTCACCTAGAGATACGATGTGTTGGAAGAGATAAACTATTGATGACAATGTCAAAAGtaattgtttctttctttcttttgactGAGCTAAAGGCTTCTTGTTTTACTTTCTCAGGAAAATGGATGCTATTCATGCCTTTGCTAGGGAAGGAGAAGTGGATAATTTGCTCAAGTGTATTGAAAGTGGCATTTCAGTAAATCTGAGgggtttgtttctttttagcTGTCTTCAGTGTTAACTTTGTACAATATCTCAATGATATCGATATCATTGTTGGATTTTCATGGCTGTTGAGATTCTAGAGGCTTTTCTACAATGTCTTTAATAGAGTTATTTGGGTAATTAAACAGGGCAAGTGCTTGTGAACAGCTTAGGCTCAGCTCTTGAGAGGGTCGTTCATATAAATGAGCCATGCTTTCAGAAAGCCTGATTGCTTAAGAAGCCAAAGCTGGGCAATGTTAGGATTGACTCTGTCATGGTTTTGAACAATAAAGGTAGACCTAAttgacaaaaaagaagaagaagaagaaacaagataaaataaaatatgaagtAACCTTTCTAGTAACTTGTAATGATTTATCTGGATTATTGTTGGTAGATATTGATACAAAATTGCATGTTAGATTGGACTGACTGACAAGCTCAAACAGCTCGAGAACAGACTCAAGTTCACCTAAACATTAGTTAACCAAAACTAGAAAACACTGGCTTTATCTGAGGTCAACATCAAGCTTTCCACTCAGCTGATTTGAAGTGCCCAGTACTCTTCCCAGTTCTATTTGGCTTCGGTTCTTTTAATCATGGCATACTTCCGCCTTGTTGGGGTTAGATGTATAGGCTCATGTATCATTTGTatgtgcatttttttcttttcatattttaactATTTCTGTTGAGATATCCTTAGATTTTGGAATCCTGCTGCAACCTTTGGCAGAAGCTTGTTAGGATATCAGTGAAATTGTTTAAGACACACGAATGATGCATAGTAGCTTAACTTCAGAAGTTCGATTTTTTTGTGCtggaaatttataaaaaacttTACAGACAATTAATGCCTGTATCATTTCTGTTCTTGATTTGCATTATACTCTCCTCTAACAAAAGCTAGAGCTCAAAGGAGTTTTCCAGCTCAACCTCTATTTGCATCAAGGATAATCAAAACTTATTTTGCTTTCTAAAACAGTTAACTAAATTGATTGCAGATAGTGAGGGCCGGACCCCATTGCACTGGGCTGTAGATCGTGGCCACCTTAAGAACACTGAGTTGCTTGTTGGCATGAATGCTGATGTAAATGCAAAGGTAGTTTGAAATTCTAAATTCTAAATATTCATTTACTATGCAAGACAGACCTAAGACCTAACACACGCTACCCAACTAACCTTTTCTACCTGAGCCAAGACCAAGCAATGAAAAGATATCTTCTATATAATTTGTTTGCATTTTGGACTGCCTTGCTCCCAATACATTTTGTCTTTTGAAATATAAGGATTGGAAAAGAACCTGTGATGGTCTTTCTTCAGGCATTTGTTATGCACCatttaatattcttttatgCATGCATTTCTTTTCTTCGCCAATGAGCTTTTAACTCAAATGGTACttcctccctttgtagcaaggtggagggtgaggttGTGGGTTCATGTCCCATCAGATGcgtgtgtaacttaccaataaaaaaagaaaaaaagtatttcTTGGCCTTTTCAACTATTTTTTGTCGTTAATATTCTCTCTATTGGAAGGATAATGATGGCCAAACCCCATTGCATTACGCTGTCGTGTGTGAGAGAGAAGCCATTGCCGAATATCTTGTGAAGCAAAATGCAGAGACATATATAAAGGACAATGATGGCAACTCCCCTTCTGATCTGTGTGAGGCAAACTGGTCTTGGATGCAATTTGCAGGGAAGCAGATTGACTAATAGCTTATTAGTCTTAGGCTACTTCctgttaaatttatttttgacaAATTCCCAGTGGATGTATATGCTTATGTATAACCCTTACAACTTTTAAATCTTTAAGATATACTAAATTAGTGATATAAGTTCTTTCTACCTTAGCCCTTCCCCCTTCACcgttactttttatttttcccccGATATTGTacttaaagaaaatataaagtttGAATTCAAGGGGTGAAGCAGCATGCTATGCTTTCTTTTGTTATGGAATTGTAAAATTCATTCATTGTTTGCCCAGTTGTGCATTTAACGTGCCAATAGAACTGAAAGAATAGAGGGGGGGGGAACTATATAGAACTGTCGAAATTGGGGAAATGTCCTCTCTCGTGGGTTTCTCAGGTTTTTAAAGGGATATGACCACGCTTGATAGGACGGGCAGATTGATCCTGGTTATAAAAgagttttctttcttaattgGGTTGAAAAAAATCCTTTACGCCGtttgaagaaaactttgttaCAGCGTCTCCCCACTTTTAAAGAGCAAtgttagaaattttattttcatttcattatttGGTTGATGTGACGGTGCCGATTagtcttataattttttttaaacaaagattaATTTAAGGGTtgaatgtgatttttaatattacttATAAATCCATATTATGATTTTGAAGCAAGTATTGCAATAAATTGCCAATTCACTTTTTTTTAGATCAATTTTTGTTGAAgaaagttttttaaaataataataataataataaattgacaaTGTCACATCAATATAACGAAATAGTAGTTTAATATATGGAATgaagaaatgatatttacacaacAAATTTACACAACACTCATATAAGGTGGGATCCACGTGAGTGGGACCCATGTACCTCATGTGAGTGTCgtgtaaaagttgtataaatattgttgtgtaagaataACAACCCTATAGGATGTGTTAGTTGCACAACTTTTACATAACTAAAAGTTGTGCACTTTTGGTTGTGCAAAACTCATTTTCCTTAGAGTGCATTTAggattgcgattttaaaccaaatcgcaaaacataaatcgtttgagaactacatttttaaaaattgtgaattttctgtgttttcaaatcgcatgtaagagaatgcttttttgaaaacgcagaattcaaaaggttaatttgcgattttaaaaactaaactgtgattttatcAAACGTTTAAAGGTTCGTTTtgatttgcaatttcaaaaagtacgatttaaaataacgattttaaaatgtgcgatttaaaaaaattgatttttaaaaacatagttaagtATCTGACAAAATCGTAgtaattagcctttaaaattttacgttaacagaaaaaattatattacctgcgatttaaaaaaacatattttttgcgttattaaattgcaatttttaaaaaagcagttccaaaacgatttatgttctacgATTCGGTTTTAAATCGCGcttattatttatgaaattgCAATTCCAAACGTACcctaactgcatttttaaaaatcatttttttaaatcgcatatttttaaatcgctattttaaattacaaacccaaacagaccgtGGGTATATATATGCTACTCTTTTGAAGCTGAGTAACGTCCTACTCCCCAATGACGCCGATGGGTTTGGGTGGTCCTTGTTTTCAggcattaaaaaagaaatgtgcAATCTTGAAACCAACTGCCTCTCCTTTGATTGccgagaaaattaattttatgtaTTATTTCCCACAACATGGGAAGTACAAGACCAATCTTCTAATATTATAGGATCTCTCTATACATGTCACCAACTGAAAATCGAACAGAAGGAAAGGAAGGGCAAGGGAGTAAccttctcccccccccccactgTTTCCTTCCGCCCTACTAAACCAGAAACCAAAAAGAATTGGATTAGAAAAGACCTTGTTTATCCTATTCTTCAATTCTCTTAGCACTACCTATTACCTAAAGATTAGAGTTCATCATGGGAATCATCATCTTCTCCGCCATCTGATCCGCCGCCAGGGGCTCCACCAGACCTCTGATAGACAGCAGTTATAATTGGGTTGCAAACAGCCTCCACCTCTTTCAGCCTCTCCTCATAATCCTCTTTCTCAGCATTCTGATTGTCATCCAACCACTCCAGTGCCTCTTTAACTGCTGTCTCAATCTTCTCCTTCTCATCAGACTCCAACTTGTCCGCGAGTTTGTCCTTGTCATTTATCTGGTTCTTCATGTTGTAAATGTAAGTCTCCAGGCTGTTTCGGGCATCAATCTTCTCCTTGACCTTCCTGTCTTCCTCGGCAAACTCCTCAGCCTCCTGGACCATCCTGTCGATGTCCTCCTGGCTCAGCCGACCCTTGTCATTGGTGATTGTGATCTTCTCCGAACGCCCCGAGGCCTTATCTTCAGCTTTGACGTTTAGAATACCATTGGCATCGACCTCAAATGTGACTTCAATCTGAGGCGTTCCTCTGCTCAAAGAAACAAGCCAATTCTAGTAAAGTTGAAGCACACATAACTTTGATAGAACGGAAACAGATTGAAAAGAggcatggaaaaaaaaaaaaaccttggagCTGGAGGAATTCCAGTCAAATCAAATTTCCCAAGCAATCTGCAGTCTTTTGTGAGACTCCTTTCCCCTTCAAAAACCTGTTGGAGAGAAACAATTTGGCATCAGGGGATTCAGGGCTATTCATTATGCTAACTAAGAACTCGTGCAAAAACATCCTGTACCTGGATTGTGACAGTTGTCTGCTGATCCTGGTAAGTAGTGAAGACCTGAGATTTTTTGGATGGGATAACAGTGTTCCTAGGAATCAACTTTGTCATCACTCCACCAACGGTTTCGATACCAAGAGTGAGTGGGGCCACATCCAAGAGAAGGATATCTAAATACAATTCAACAGAAAAGAGTAGTCAGTAAACCTGTAGTCATATTCTTAAAAGATTGATGAAGA contains the following coding sequences:
- the LOC133857050 gene encoding acyl-CoA-binding domain-containing protein 1-like, translating into MGDWQQLVQSIVLGIIFSFLVAKLISIVLSFKEDNLSITRSAPRPEIPDDPNPGLAHETDSVVAEHGSVRNDSVPGSDVETDDDDDWEGVECTELDEAFSAATAFVAAAAADRLSEKVSSDAQLRLYGLYKIATEGPCSAPQPSALKVTARAKWQAWQKLGAMPPEEAMQKYIDIVTELYPSWLAGSTLKNRGGEGDALSTDNKGPMGPVFSTFVYEEESGNELKMDAIHAFAREGEVDNLLKCIESGISVNLRDSEGRTPLHWAVDRGHLKNTELLVGMNADVNAKDNDGQTPLHYAVVCEREAIAEYLVKQNAETYIKDNDGNSPSDLCEANWSWMQFAGKQID